The Thermocrinis ruber genome has a window encoding:
- the pilM gene encoding pilus assembly protein PilM, giving the protein MKVLDRIRTLSFFSSKGAKNYLALQVGKSFIRLLDLGEDGKPIFQPQEIIFEDGDENKKLSALKKIVAEYGLQGHKVIAALPATDGILKLYKYPSKISQKDLDSAIEWIIKRELTQIKEEATYDYFILHGEDALSVALVLARAESVNRLANLISSAGLKPEIIDYEVLAIANYGIYHKLALPFSILYIDYDYSILLTYSPSNISYSVINWDYLGYIKKAESHSTSEELLENFIAEVRNLIVINDIFNVYIAGVILSNQSFLDYMLENLPILGLLDAGELPPNFFVPYILSLRGGSK; this is encoded by the coding sequence ATGAAAGTTTTGGACCGTATAAGGACTTTGAGTTTTTTTTCTTCCAAAGGAGCTAAAAACTACTTGGCACTGCAGGTTGGTAAAAGCTTCATAAGGCTTTTAGATTTAGGAGAAGATGGAAAGCCCATTTTTCAACCACAGGAGATTATCTTTGAGGATGGAGATGAAAATAAAAAACTTTCAGCCCTAAAAAAGATAGTGGCTGAATATGGATTACAGGGACATAAGGTTATTGCAGCGCTTCCAGCTACCGATGGAATACTAAAGCTCTACAAATACCCTTCCAAAATAAGCCAAAAGGATTTGGACAGCGCCATAGAATGGATAATAAAAAGAGAATTAACTCAGATAAAAGAGGAAGCCACTTACGATTACTTTATCTTGCACGGGGAAGATGCCCTAAGTGTGGCTTTGGTGCTTGCCCGTGCTGAATCTGTCAATAGGCTAGCTAATTTAATCAGTTCCGCAGGGCTAAAGCCTGAGATCATAGACTATGAAGTGCTGGCTATAGCGAATTACGGCATATATCATAAGCTTGCCTTACCTTTTTCTATTCTATACATAGATTACGATTATTCTATACTTTTGACTTACAGTCCTTCCAATATATCCTATTCTGTAATAAACTGGGATTATTTGGGATACATTAAAAAGGCAGAATCACACTCCACCTCTGAGGAACTCTTGGAAAACTTTATTGCAGAGGTAAGGAATCTAATTGTGATAAACGATATTTTTAACGTTTATATTGCAGGTGTTATCCTAAGCAATCAAAGTTTCTTGGATTATATGCTTGAAAACCTGCCCATATTGGGGCTTTTGGACGCTGGCGAACTACCGCCCAACTTTTTTGTCCCCTATATACTTAGTTTAAGGGGGGGATCAAAATGA
- the rimO gene encoding 30S ribosomal protein S12 methylthiotransferase RimO: MARKRSELKIGVISLGCSKNLVDTEILLGKLKSAGAKLVDDPKKANTIIINTCGFINPAKEEAIDYILEYAENKKVIVMGCLVERYKEELQKEIPEVQAYFGTESWDQILEFLGLKKVEKVQRILTTPKSYAYLKISEGCNRLCSFCAIPSIRGKYRSKSIQELVEEAKWIAENGVKELCLISQDTTYYGRDLYGKNALLKLLEKLEDIEGIEWVRLLYFYPTDVSDELIDYIKNSSKVLPYFDIPLQHVSNRVLKSMRRGYGKDFVEGLVERIFSKIPNAVLRTSFIVGYPEEDTKDFEELIEFVQKGYFHWVGVFSYSHEDGTFAESLGDPIPDEEKERRRALIYEVQSEIIKEKYRGLLGKSFRMLVDGYDEEMNIVPVGRLWFQAPEVDGLCYLEAERLVKEGEMVDVVVKDFKELDLLVEEKSG; the protein is encoded by the coding sequence ATGGCACGCAAAAGAAGTGAGCTAAAGATAGGAGTTATTAGCTTAGGCTGTTCTAAAAACTTGGTAGATACGGAAATTCTTCTTGGAAAGTTAAAGTCAGCGGGCGCAAAACTGGTGGATGATCCCAAAAAGGCAAACACTATAATCATAAACACCTGTGGTTTTATAAACCCAGCCAAGGAGGAGGCAATAGACTACATACTTGAATACGCAGAAAACAAGAAGGTCATCGTTATGGGATGTTTAGTGGAAAGGTACAAAGAAGAACTACAAAAGGAGATACCAGAGGTTCAGGCATACTTTGGAACTGAGAGCTGGGACCAAATTCTTGAGTTTTTGGGCCTAAAGAAAGTAGAAAAAGTTCAAAGGATATTAACCACTCCTAAATCTTACGCCTACCTTAAGATATCTGAGGGATGTAACCGTCTTTGTTCCTTTTGTGCCATACCTTCCATAAGGGGCAAATACAGGTCAAAGAGCATACAGGAACTTGTAGAGGAAGCCAAGTGGATAGCAGAAAACGGAGTAAAGGAACTATGTTTGATTTCGCAGGATACCACCTATTACGGCAGAGATCTATACGGAAAGAACGCCTTGCTTAAACTCTTAGAAAAGCTGGAGGACATAGAAGGCATAGAGTGGGTCCGACTTTTATATTTTTATCCCACAGACGTGAGCGATGAGCTTATTGATTACATTAAAAACTCTTCAAAGGTCCTGCCATACTTTGATATACCACTACAACACGTCTCCAACAGAGTTCTAAAGAGCATGAGAAGAGGCTATGGTAAAGATTTTGTGGAAGGTCTCGTGGAAAGGATCTTTTCCAAAATACCCAACGCAGTCTTAAGAACAAGCTTCATAGTGGGCTATCCGGAGGAAGACACAAAGGACTTTGAGGAATTGATTGAGTTTGTTCAAAAGGGCTACTTCCATTGGGTGGGTGTGTTTAGCTATTCCCACGAGGATGGCACTTTTGCAGAGTCCTTAGGAGACCCTATACCCGATGAGGAGAAGGAGAGAAGGAGGGCACTTATTTACGAAGTTCAGAGTGAGATTATAAAGGAAAAGTACAGAGGGCTTTTGGGTAAAAGCTTTAGGATGCTAGTGGATGGCTACGACGAGGAGATGAATATTGTGCCCGTAGGCAGGCTTTGGTTTCAAGCGCCAGAGGTGGATGGATTGTGCTATTTAGAGGCAGAGAGGCTAGTTAAAGAGGGAGAGATGGTAGATGTGGTGGTAAAGGACTTTAAAGAGCTAGACCTCCTGGTTGAAGAAAAAAGTGGGTGA
- a CDS encoding RusA family crossover junction endodeoxyribonuclease has translation MGEEKRIKLELSSLPVPKSNRYIRKKGGVVFKPPRVKNWEMRAVWEIKQQYQGEPLEGKLSMEVILVLPNHRKRDIDNMLKSLWDVLEKAKVIKNDNQIYEIRTLKRIEKGVQKTIIYISPME, from the coding sequence GTGGGTGAAGAAAAGAGGATAAAGCTTGAGCTTTCCTCTTTGCCAGTTCCTAAAAGCAACAGGTATATAAGAAAAAAGGGCGGTGTAGTTTTTAAACCCCCAAGGGTTAAAAACTGGGAGATGAGGGCAGTGTGGGAGATAAAACAGCAGTATCAGGGAGAACCTTTGGAAGGCAAACTTTCAATGGAAGTGATCCTGGTTTTGCCCAATCACAGAAAGAGGGATATTGACAACATGCTAAAGAGCCTATGGGATGTCTTAGAAAAGGCTAAGGTTATAAAAAACGACAATCAAATCTACGAAATAAGAACATTAAAGCGTATAGAAAAAGGTGTACAAAAAACAATAATTTACATAAGCCCTATGGAGTAA
- a CDS encoding LysM peptidoglycan-binding domain-containing protein, whose translation MKKEVFILSISLLFGTAFSQECKYHKVKSGESLEKIAKNYGVSVQELIKANKNLNPNKLKVGENLCIPQKTPAKAQDYAIYKVKKGDALQSIAEKFGVDVQELKSFNNLKSEKIIEGQEIKIPAKGTAKKQKKETQEYGTYVVQKGARLEHIAKKLGVSQRELEELNPELKGKWLTKGTVVKVPKQEQKKEKREEKYTVYKIKKGGRLEHVAERLGVPKEELERLNPELKGKRLSAGTEVKVPVKAERKEPKVPYKTYVVQRGAKLEHVAKKLGVSQRELEELNPELKGKWLTKGTVVKVPLKVEEKRQAVRPVENPLEERKQESTSKAEAEMPQEVKISRNSLPMPVDGRVSRNGRGITITTDCGKPVRAVDSGRVIYSGGDLKAYGNMVIVDHGDFISIYAYNEKNLVKRGDSVSSGQQIALVGRKNEGEECMLYFELRNKEGVPLDPTEYIRNTQ comes from the coding sequence ATGAAGAAAGAGGTTTTTATATTAAGTATTAGCCTACTTTTTGGAACAGCTTTTTCCCAAGAGTGCAAATACCACAAGGTAAAAAGTGGAGAAAGCTTAGAGAAAATCGCAAAGAACTACGGAGTTAGTGTGCAAGAACTCATAAAAGCTAACAAAAACCTAAACCCAAACAAACTAAAAGTGGGTGAAAATTTATGCATACCTCAGAAGACACCCGCGAAAGCGCAAGACTACGCCATATACAAAGTCAAAAAGGGAGACGCACTACAAAGCATAGCTGAAAAATTTGGTGTTGATGTGCAAGAGCTTAAAAGCTTTAACAACCTAAAGTCTGAAAAGATAATAGAAGGGCAGGAAATAAAAATACCCGCCAAGGGTACCGCCAAAAAACAAAAAAAGGAAACCCAAGAGTATGGAACCTATGTAGTTCAAAAGGGTGCAAGGCTTGAGCATATAGCAAAGAAGCTTGGTGTTTCTCAAAGGGAGCTGGAAGAGCTTAACCCAGAATTGAAAGGTAAATGGCTAACAAAAGGAACTGTAGTTAAGGTGCCAAAGCAAGAGCAGAAAAAGGAAAAAAGGGAAGAAAAATACACAGTATACAAAATCAAAAAGGGAGGTCGCCTTGAGCATGTGGCAGAGCGCTTGGGTGTTCCCAAAGAGGAATTGGAAAGGCTCAATCCAGAGCTGAAGGGTAAGCGGCTTTCTGCGGGGACAGAAGTAAAGGTGCCCGTAAAGGCTGAAAGGAAAGAGCCAAAGGTTCCCTACAAAACCTATGTAGTTCAAAGAGGTGCAAAGCTTGAGCATGTGGCAAAGAAGCTCGGTGTCTCTCAAAGGGAATTAGAAGAACTTAACCCAGAGCTAAAAGGTAAATGGCTAACAAAGGGAACGGTGGTCAAAGTGCCCTTAAAGGTGGAAGAAAAAAGACAAGCGGTCCGTCCAGTAGAGAATCCCTTAGAAGAAAGGAAGCAAGAGAGCACATCTAAGGCAGAAGCTGAAATGCCACAGGAAGTAAAAATATCAAGGAATAGTCTACCTATGCCTGTGGATGGTAGAGTTTCCAGAAACGGTAGAGGTATCACCATAACCACAGATTGTGGAAAGCCAGTAAGGGCAGTTGATAGTGGAAGGGTCATATACAGTGGAGGAGACCTCAAAGCTTACGGAAACATGGTCATAGTAGATCATGGAGATTTTATCTCCATATACGCATACAACGAGAAAAATTTAGTAAAGAGAGGCGATAGCGTGTCAAGTGGACAACAGATCGCTTTAGTTGGAAGAAAGAACGAAGGAGAGGAGTGCATGCTTTACTTTGAACTTAGAAATAAAGAGGGTGTTCCACTAGACCCAACTGAGTATATAAGAAACACCCAGTAA
- a CDS encoding acylphosphatase, whose product MRSAYRIFLSGRVQGVGFRSWTKNLGESYGLSGWVRNLPDGRVEVFVEGDEEVVAQFIWKLWEGPRSARVDRMEILKEVPTHEERGFYIKY is encoded by the coding sequence ATGAGGTCTGCCTACAGGATTTTTCTGTCTGGCAGGGTGCAGGGAGTAGGCTTTAGGAGCTGGACAAAGAACCTGGGAGAGAGCTACGGACTTAGCGGTTGGGTGCGCAACCTACCGGACGGAAGGGTTGAGGTTTTTGTGGAGGGCGATGAGGAGGTTGTGGCCCAGTTCATATGGAAACTGTGGGAGGGACCAAGGTCCGCAAGGGTGGACCGGATGGAAATTTTAAAGGAGGTGCCTACCCATGAAGAAAGAGGTTTTTATATTAAGTATTAG
- a CDS encoding FAD:protein FMN transferase — protein sequence MGLMLFLFLSLFAFSQEKVFHLMGTYAIIDLPSEKAYQAYRFMKGLEEKLSDYIEDSEVSRINRKAGLEPVEVSADTLEVIKKSLWLSELTEGAFDITVGAITIRAKRLREISEDEARNLVNYKKVKVEGSRVFLEEKGMAIDLGGIGKGFAIQKAYEFIKTDKGFIAIAGDLRIWGHKRLLAVYNPINGKILAQGYNKKDLCLSTSGNYRREHIIGKGGKLLQVTVAYEDCTLADGLSTALFSMDDKKRWDFIEKHPQFGYLLLFSDGSVYVNKTFLEFFESLEFFGSGIK from the coding sequence ATGGGCTTGATGCTATTTCTTTTTCTTTCCTTGTTTGCCTTCTCTCAGGAAAAGGTCTTTCACCTTATGGGCACTTATGCCATAATAGACCTGCCCTCCGAAAAGGCATATCAAGCCTACAGGTTTATGAAGGGACTTGAGGAAAAACTCTCCGATTACATAGAAGATTCTGAGGTTTCAAGGATCAACCGGAAGGCGGGTCTGGAACCGGTGGAGGTGTCTGCGGATACTTTGGAGGTTATAAAAAAATCCCTTTGGCTTTCGGAGCTCACAGAGGGAGCCTTTGACATAACAGTAGGTGCCATAACCATAAGGGCAAAAAGGTTAAGAGAAATTTCCGAAGACGAGGCAAGGAATCTGGTGAATTACAAAAAGGTCAAGGTGGAAGGCAGTAGGGTATTCCTTGAAGAGAAAGGCATGGCTATAGACTTGGGAGGCATAGGAAAGGGCTTTGCCATTCAGAAGGCCTATGAGTTTATAAAAACGGACAAGGGTTTTATCGCAATAGCGGGAGACCTAAGGATATGGGGACACAAAAGACTTTTGGCGGTGTATAACCCTATTAATGGCAAAATCTTAGCCCAAGGCTACAATAAAAAGGACCTTTGCCTTTCTACATCAGGAAATTACAGAAGAGAACACATAATCGGTAAAGGTGGCAAGCTATTGCAAGTAACAGTAGCTTATGAGGATTGCACTTTGGCGGATGGGTTATCTACAGCCCTTTTTTCTATGGATGATAAAAAAAGATGGGATTTTATTGAAAAACACCCACAGTTTGGCTATCTTCTGCTGTTTTCTGACGGCTCTGTTTATGTAAATAAGACCTTTCTTGAGTTTTTTGAAAGTTTGGAATTTTTCGGAAGTGGTATAAAATAA
- a CDS encoding FMN-binding protein: MAKNFCRLLLVLLLLPFFTQAKQFKTPGKALAEIYPNAQIEVKNIVLSKEQQEEVQKLSGVKLDTRLVSWYLVKRGGEVIAYAYVDTHVVRTKPEVVLYTITPEGKLDVVEVLAFQEPLEYMPDEDWLKVFKGKELAPGTLRHRRDIPNITGATITARAITDNARKVLAIWQVLFGGKR; encoded by the coding sequence ATGGCTAAAAACTTCTGCAGGCTCTTGCTCGTGCTTCTCCTCCTCCCCTTTTTTACACAAGCAAAGCAGTTCAAAACTCCAGGAAAAGCCTTGGCGGAGATATACCCAAACGCGCAGATAGAGGTCAAAAATATTGTCCTCTCAAAAGAACAGCAGGAGGAAGTTCAAAAGCTATCGGGCGTCAAGCTTGACACAAGGCTCGTATCTTGGTATTTGGTAAAGAGAGGGGGAGAAGTCATAGCCTACGCTTATGTGGATACCCATGTGGTAAGGACAAAGCCAGAGGTGGTTCTATACACTATAACTCCAGAGGGAAAGTTGGATGTGGTGGAGGTTCTTGCCTTTCAGGAACCGTTGGAATATATGCCCGACGAAGACTGGCTCAAAGTTTTCAAAGGCAAAGAGTTGGCTCCGGGCACACTAAGGCACAGAAGGGACATTCCGAACATAACCGGTGCCACCATAACCGCAAGGGCTATAACCGACAACGCCCGCAAGGTTTTAGCCATCTGGCAGGTTCTCTTTGGGGGTAAGAGATGA
- a CDS encoding cell division protein ZapB — MRKVLLLSAVFSSLVFAQSTEERVRQLEEQIRTLQQEIQRLKEEQKKVEETKQETEVLKEELRKLRLEIAIPQLELKTYSGLGPAASKAMFNPRGVSIGGYGELTFRNNSVDARGGAKSIANVQRIILYLGYAFDEKLKFNSELELEHASTSGSHGTGGGYFKAELAFLDYNFRPEFGVRGGLLLMPVGIVNEVHEPPTFPSAERPFLERRILLSTWEEMGFGVYGTIKNLDYRFYITNGLMLKGGGDYNELEPLKTVRQRGARAVADRIGFTGRVDYTLPYNLKVGFSFWTGDIMSKGGNDSYLIYPSRLRRGTKLGSMTMISPHLWWQYGGWDVRFVGALVNVSNARKITNDLHQSSADRTNKPIPSEQRGYYVQVAYDIFRLFKIDRQELYVFGIYEDFDAHAKVPQGSNKPDGHKLKVYNVGLSYKPHPLVAIKADYARLDYSPNKKDENEYRLTLGFMF, encoded by the coding sequence ATGAGAAAGGTTTTGCTTCTCTCTGCAGTGTTTTCTTCGTTAGTCTTTGCCCAGAGCACCGAGGAGCGCGTCAGACAGTTGGAGGAACAGATAAGAACGCTCCAGCAGGAAATTCAGAGGCTAAAGGAGGAGCAAAAGAAGGTAGAGGAGACAAAGCAGGAAACGGAGGTGCTAAAGGAAGAGCTAAGAAAGCTCAGGCTTGAGATTGCCATCCCACAGCTTGAGCTAAAGACCTACTCCGGCTTGGGACCCGCCGCCTCAAAGGCTATGTTTAACCCTCGGGGTGTTTCCATAGGTGGATACGGAGAGCTAACTTTTAGGAATAACAGCGTAGATGCAAGAGGGGGTGCAAAGAGCATAGCAAACGTCCAAAGGATCATTCTCTACCTTGGCTATGCCTTTGATGAGAAGTTAAAGTTCAACTCGGAACTTGAGCTTGAGCATGCTTCTACCTCTGGCTCTCATGGCACCGGTGGGGGCTACTTTAAGGCAGAGCTTGCCTTTTTGGACTACAACTTCAGACCAGAGTTTGGGGTGAGAGGTGGTCTTTTGCTCATGCCCGTGGGCATCGTAAACGAGGTGCATGAGCCACCCACCTTCCCAAGTGCAGAAAGACCCTTTCTTGAGCGTCGCATACTGCTCTCCACTTGGGAAGAGATGGGATTTGGTGTTTATGGCACCATCAAAAACCTTGACTACAGGTTTTACATCACCAACGGTTTGATGTTAAAGGGCGGTGGTGATTATAATGAATTGGAACCACTAAAAACAGTCAGACAGAGGGGTGCCAGGGCTGTGGCGGATAGGATAGGCTTTACCGGAAGGGTTGATTACACACTTCCGTACAACCTAAAGGTTGGCTTTTCTTTCTGGACGGGGGATATAATGTCTAAGGGTGGTAACGATAGCTACCTCATATATCCATCAAGACTGAGAAGGGGCACAAAGCTTGGAAGCATGACCATGATCTCTCCTCACCTTTGGTGGCAGTATGGGGGTTGGGATGTTAGGTTTGTGGGTGCCCTTGTGAATGTAAGTAACGCAAGGAAGATAACCAATGACCTTCATCAATCGAGTGCAGATAGAACCAATAAACCCATCCCCTCCGAGCAAAGGGGCTATTATGTGCAGGTAGCGTACGACATATTCAGGCTATTCAAGATAGACAGGCAAGAGCTTTATGTCTTTGGCATTTATGAGGACTTTGACGCCCACGCAAAGGTTCCCCAAGGTTCCAATAAGCCAGATGGACATAAGCTAAAGGTGTATAATGTGGGTCTATCCTACAAGCCCCACCCCTTGGTGGCTATAAAAGCCGATTACGCAAGGCTGGACTACAGCCCGAATAAGAAGGATGAAAACGAATACAGGTTGACCCTTGGCTTCATGTTTTAA
- a CDS encoding rhodanese-like domain-containing protein: MFQVPELTPEEAKRLLEEGKDNVILLDVRTPPEHVQVRIPNSLLIPLDELRYAYANLPKDKKIIVYCRSGERSAFATYLLRHFGYEAYNLAGGILTWPYEKESGMPR; encoded by the coding sequence ATGTTTCAAGTACCAGAATTAACACCGGAAGAGGCAAAGAGGCTTTTGGAGGAAGGAAAGGACAATGTGATTTTGCTTGATGTTAGAACTCCGCCCGAGCATGTGCAGGTGAGGATACCCAACTCTCTGCTCATACCCCTCGATGAGCTCAGATATGCCTACGCCAATCTACCAAAGGATAAAAAGATCATAGTCTACTGCAGAAGTGGAGAGAGGAGTGCCTTTGCCACATACCTGCTTAGACACTTTGGCTACGAAGCCTACAATCTGGCGGGTGGCATTCTAACTTGGCCCTACGAAAAGGAATCGGGTATGCCCAGATAG
- a CDS encoding thioredoxin domain-containing protein: MQKNRLANARSPYLRKSAHQPVDWYEWSEEAFKKAKEEDKPILLSIGGVWCHWCHVMAHESFENEEIAKIINENFVAIKVDRDERPDIDRRYQEVVLALTGSGGWPLTVFLTPEGEAFFGGTYFPPEDRWGRPGFKSLLLRIAQLWKEDRGKILKSAKQLSQALELFSVRSYKDHVGEELLDRGINHILLSVDYQHGGLGDAPKFHHAKAWELLLYRYFFTQNKQLLKVVELTLDAMAKGGIYDHLLGGFFRYSTDQNWIVPHFEKMLYDNAELLQLYSMAYQVIPKPLYERVAKGIVEYYKREGTDPKGGFYASQDADIGLLDEGGYYTFSLEELKDVLTPEELKVASLHFDIGPKGEMHHDPTKNVLFIDKEEDEISRILGMPKEEVQSLLESAKGKMLKYREETREKPFVDKTIYSGWNGLMLEAMAQYYKTFGDPWAKDFSKLTAKRLLEELYKEEGLEHTHGVKGFSEDYIFLARGLLALYEITQEKQWLEVALKLTKQAMEKFWDPQNWGFFDTEEQGEGFLKVRLKNIADTPTQSANGSAPYLLLLLGSITQETELIDYAEKNLQAFARFIQEVPTASASYLISLYAYLKGIYKVETRDFFEPLLKAFRPFKFVLRKDVDGVVICEGTVCKTYLGIPDSFS; this comes from the coding sequence ATGCAAAAAAACAGGTTAGCGAACGCAAGAAGTCCCTATCTTAGAAAATCCGCCCATCAGCCGGTAGATTGGTACGAGTGGTCGGAAGAAGCCTTCAAAAAAGCCAAAGAGGAAGATAAGCCCATTCTTCTTTCTATTGGGGGTGTGTGGTGTCATTGGTGTCATGTGATGGCACACGAGAGTTTTGAAAACGAAGAGATCGCAAAGATCATAAACGAAAACTTTGTCGCCATAAAGGTGGACCGGGACGAAAGACCGGATATTGACAGGCGTTATCAGGAGGTGGTCTTAGCCCTCACGGGCTCTGGTGGTTGGCCTCTTACAGTATTCCTCACTCCCGAAGGGGAAGCCTTCTTTGGTGGTACCTACTTTCCGCCCGAGGACCGGTGGGGAAGACCGGGCTTTAAAAGTCTTCTCCTGCGAATAGCCCAACTTTGGAAGGAGGACAGAGGAAAGATTTTAAAATCTGCCAAGCAACTATCCCAAGCCTTGGAGCTTTTCAGCGTGCGATCCTACAAAGACCATGTGGGAGAGGAACTACTTGACAGGGGCATTAATCATATTCTTTTGAGTGTAGATTACCAGCACGGAGGATTGGGGGATGCGCCCAAGTTTCACCACGCCAAAGCTTGGGAGCTTTTACTTTACAGATACTTCTTTACCCAAAACAAACAGCTTTTAAAGGTGGTGGAGCTCACTTTGGATGCCATGGCGAAGGGGGGCATCTACGACCACCTGTTGGGTGGTTTTTTCAGATACTCCACAGACCAAAACTGGATCGTCCCACACTTTGAAAAGATGCTTTACGATAACGCAGAACTTTTACAGCTCTACTCTATGGCTTATCAAGTTATTCCAAAGCCCCTTTACGAGCGCGTTGCCAAAGGCATAGTGGAGTATTACAAAAGGGAGGGCACAGACCCAAAGGGAGGCTTTTATGCGTCCCAGGATGCAGACATTGGGCTCTTGGACGAGGGCGGATACTACACCTTTTCTTTAGAAGAGTTAAAGGATGTGCTAACTCCCGAAGAGTTAAAGGTGGCAAGCTTGCACTTTGACATAGGACCAAAGGGAGAGATGCACCACGACCCTACCAAGAATGTGCTCTTCATAGACAAGGAGGAGGATGAAATATCAAGAATTTTGGGCATGCCCAAGGAAGAGGTCCAATCTCTACTTGAAAGTGCCAAAGGAAAGATGCTCAAATACAGAGAAGAGACAAGAGAAAAGCCCTTTGTGGACAAAACCATATACAGCGGATGGAATGGGCTTATGTTAGAGGCTATGGCGCAGTATTACAAAACCTTTGGAGACCCATGGGCAAAGGATTTCTCCAAGCTTACCGCAAAGAGGCTCCTTGAGGAGCTATACAAAGAAGAAGGCTTGGAACACACCCACGGTGTGAAGGGCTTTTCTGAGGACTACATATTCTTAGCAAGAGGACTCTTGGCACTCTATGAGATCACACAGGAGAAACAATGGTTAGAGGTTGCCCTAAAACTCACCAAACAGGCAATGGAAAAGTTTTGGGACCCACAGAACTGGGGCTTTTTTGACACAGAAGAACAGGGAGAGGGTTTTTTGAAGGTAAGACTAAAAAACATTGCGGACACACCCACCCAATCTGCCAACGGCTCCGCGCCTTACCTCTTGCTACTGCTCGGAAGTATAACCCAAGAGACGGAGCTGATTGACTATGCGGAAAAGAACCTACAAGCCTTTGCCCGCTTTATTCAAGAGGTACCCACAGCCTCCGCCTCTTACCTGATAAGCCTTTATGCCTACCTTAAGGGCATATACAAGGTGGAGACCAGAGACTTCTTTGAACCATTGCTGAAAGCCTTCAGACCCTTTAAGTTTGTCCTCCGCAAGGATGTAGATGGAGTGGTTATCTGCGAGGGAACAGTGTGTAAGACCTATCTGGGCATACCCGATTCCTTTTCGTAG
- the purB gene encoding adenylosuccinate lyase yields the protein MIARYTRKPFKELWSEKRKFELWLKVELAVCRAWHKKGKIPTQALQEIERRVKVDERTLERIEYYEKIYKHDVLAFVSAIGEQIPEYSHYFHMGLTSSDVVDTALALQLKQALNLIIENVDRLLERLKELALREKDTIMMGRTHGVHAEPITLGLKFLSWYQEMKRNRDRLVRALENISYGKLSGAVGTYSNLDPEIERLALEELGLKVEPVSTQIVPRDRHAEVLWAIGIAATSLERFATEIRHLQRTEVGELQEPFTEGQRGSSAMPHKKNPIHAERVCGLARLIRGYLTTALENVPLWHERDISHSSAERVILPDATTAMDYILNLFIQILDGLVIDRDRMIKNMELSFGLYASSKVLVRLMEKGVPRDRAYDMVQACAMKSWNQKRAFADVLAEDQAIREFLSVEEIRQLIDPKGFLKNIDVIYSRVLGSS from the coding sequence ATGATCGCAAGATATACAAGAAAACCCTTCAAGGAACTTTGGTCGGAAAAGAGAAAGTTTGAGCTTTGGTTAAAGGTAGAGCTGGCAGTTTGTAGGGCATGGCACAAGAAAGGTAAAATTCCCACCCAAGCCTTGCAGGAGATAGAAAGGAGGGTCAAGGTAGATGAAAGGACCCTTGAGAGGATAGAGTATTACGAAAAGATCTACAAACACGATGTGCTCGCCTTTGTGTCTGCCATTGGAGAGCAAATACCCGAGTACTCCCACTACTTTCACATGGGGCTCACCTCCTCCGATGTGGTAGATACCGCCTTAGCTTTACAGCTGAAGCAAGCCCTAAACCTGATCATTGAAAATGTGGATCGGCTGTTGGAAAGGTTAAAGGAACTTGCCCTGAGGGAAAAAGACACCATCATGATGGGCAGGACCCATGGGGTGCATGCGGAACCCATTACCTTGGGGCTGAAGTTTTTAAGTTGGTATCAGGAGATGAAAAGAAACAGGGATAGGCTTGTAAGGGCTTTGGAAAACATATCCTACGGCAAGCTCTCCGGTGCGGTGGGAACATACTCTAATTTGGACCCGGAGATAGAAAGGCTTGCCTTGGAGGAGCTCGGGCTAAAGGTGGAGCCTGTTTCCACCCAGATCGTGCCAAGGGACAGGCACGCGGAGGTTCTGTGGGCTATTGGTATAGCCGCCACATCCTTGGAGAGGTTTGCCACCGAGATCAGACATCTTCAGCGCACCGAAGTGGGTGAGCTTCAGGAACCCTTCACAGAAGGACAAAGGGGCTCTTCTGCCATGCCACACAAGAAAAACCCTATCCATGCGGAGCGAGTGTGTGGATTGGCAAGGCTTATAAGGGGCTACCTTACCACCGCTTTGGAGAATGTGCCACTGTGGCACGAAAGGGACATATCCCACTCCTCCGCAGAGAGGGTGATCTTGCCGGACGCCACCACCGCCATGGATTACATCCTGAACCTTTTCATCCAAATTTTGGATGGGCTGGTGATAGATAGGGATAGGATGATAAAGAACATGGAGCTTTCCTTTGGGCTCTACGCATCCTCAAAAGTTTTGGTACGCCTTATGGAAAAGGGAGTGCCAAGGGATAGGGCTTATGATATGGTCCAAGCTTGTGCTATGAAAAGCTGGAACCAAAAGAGGGCTTTTGCGGACGTTCTGGCAGAGGACCAAGCTATAAGAGAATTTTTGTCGGTGGAGGAAATAAGACAGCTCATAGACCCAAAGGGCTTTTTGAAGAACATAGATGTCATTTATTCAAGAGTTTTGGGTTCAAGCTGA